From bacterium, the proteins below share one genomic window:
- a CDS encoding 4Fe-4S dicluster domain-containing protein: METYFLPLDKFVPLLLRLIEKYEVFIPTIEQERPHFHRFSSEDTSTISFEHIRTVEPVKHFLFKPIESVASFDKPLEKGIKPQAIVGIKRCDLKAIEVYDKVFLDSEFVDPFYKKRRETTILISADCPQPEPTCFCNLLGLNPWVDEGADLNVTPVRSGYVIEPLSPKGEAIIEENKIWFENTSPEDLEQREASRKKALDKLKEINPDRFKEDLYERVNVNEQKFCLSEASGCVECCGCLMCCPTCYCFLLYDEPSNERVRIWDACYYAAYARVGGGANPMPDFTSRFKNRFECKFNYFYKYHGFFACTGCGRCISGCMGKIDIRKILLKL, encoded by the coding sequence ATGGAGACGTATTTCTTGCCTCTGGATAAATTTGTACCCCTCCTCTTGCGGCTTATAGAAAAGTATGAAGTCTTTATCCCTACTATTGAACAGGAAAGACCACACTTTCACAGGTTTAGTTCAGAGGATACTTCTACAATTAGCTTCGAGCATATTCGGACAGTAGAGCCAGTGAAGCACTTTCTATTTAAACCAATAGAGTCTGTAGCCTCATTTGATAAGCCATTGGAAAAGGGAATAAAGCCACAGGCAATTGTAGGAATTAAGCGTTGCGACTTGAAAGCTATTGAGGTATACGATAAAGTCTTCCTTGATTCTGAATTTGTTGACCCATTCTATAAGAAAAGGAGGGAAACTACAATCCTAATTTCAGCAGATTGCCCACAACCAGAGCCTACTTGTTTTTGTAACTTGTTAGGACTTAATCCATGGGTTGATGAAGGTGCTGATTTAAACGTAACTCCTGTTAGAAGTGGATATGTGATTGAACCACTTTCACCAAAAGGTGAAGCCATTATAGAGGAAAACAAAATATGGTTTGAAAACACATCTCCTGAAGATTTGGAACAAAGGGAAGCTTCTCGAAAAAAAGCACTTGATAAGTTGAAAGAAATTAATCCAGATAGGTTTAAAGAAGACTTATATGAAAGAGTCAATGTCAATGAGCAAAAATTCTGCCTATCTGAGGCTTCTGGTTGTGTTGAATGTTGTGGCTGTTTAATGTGTTGTCCTACCTGTTACTGCTTCCTACTTTACGATGAACCGTCGAATGAGCGTGTCCGAATCTGGGATGCTTGCTACTATGCTGCTTATGCAAGAGTTGGAGGTGGAGCTAATCCGATGCCAGACTTTACTTCAAGGTTTAAGAACAGATTTGAGTGCAAATTTAATTATTTTTATAAGTATCACGGCTTCTTTGCTTGCACAGGGTGTGGTAGATGTATCTCAGGCTGTATGGGGAAAATAGATATAAGGAAAATACTATTAAAGTTGTAA
- a CDS encoding P-loop NTPase, producing MDTACRVHTIMIMDPRLNIIDERLRNIKRLIAVSGGKGGIGKSLIASTLALTLTELGYKVGLLDLDFCSPSIDIILGIRGIYPKEDKGVIPPEIYGIKFISIIYYAADKPSPLRGIDISNAMIELLSITRWGLLDFLIIDMPPGIGDATLDVIRLIKRAEFIIIATPSKVTMETVKKVIKMLKEARQVEIIGVIENMKPVRTIHELSLQIKKFNIPLLGEIDFDEGLEASIGNVGKLSKTNFAQNLKEIVLNTPALKLK from the coding sequence ATGGACACGGCGTGCCGTGTCCATACAATAATGATTATGGATCCGCGCTTAAATATAATTGATGAAAGATTACGAAATATAAAGAGGTTAATTGCTGTCTCAGGTGGTAAAGGTGGTATTGGTAAGAGTTTAATTGCATCTACTTTAGCATTGACTTTGACAGAATTAGGATACAAAGTTGGGCTACTGGATTTGGATTTTTGTAGTCCATCTATTGATATAATATTAGGAATAAGAGGAATTTATCCAAAAGAAGATAAAGGAGTTATACCACCTGAAATTTATGGCATTAAGTTTATATCTATCATTTATTATGCTGCTGATAAGCCTTCGCCACTGAGAGGCATTGATATTTCAAATGCAATGATAGAATTGCTAAGTATCACACGGTGGGGTTTATTAGATTTTCTAATTATTGATATGCCACCGGGTATTGGGGATGCAACATTAGATGTAATTCGGTTGATAAAAAGAGCTGAATTCATTATAATAGCTACACCGTCTAAAGTGACGATGGAGACTGTCAAAAAGGTGATAAAAATGCTTAAAGAGGCAAGACAGGTCGAGATTATTGGGGTTATTGAGAACATGAAGCCTGTAAGGACAATTCATGAATTATCCCTACAAATAAAAAAATTCAATATCCCTCTACTTGGTGAGATAGATTTTGATGAAGGACTTGAAGCCTCAATAGGAAATGTAGGTAAACTTTCAAAGACTAACTTTGCACAAAATCTAAAAGAAATTGTTTTAAACACACCTGCACTCAAATTAAAATGA
- the hypA gene encoding hydrogenase nickel incorporation protein HypA — translation MHEWALAEAVVSTALGVAEKEKLKRIDKIKIKMGELQQIDTEIFRFALKEIVQCRGLINQTPTPLRKAKIEIGTEKAILKCRVCEHNWAFGDMELNDEESESIHFVPEVAHAYIKCPKCGSPDFEFIKGRGIFIESIEGTK, via the coding sequence ATGCATGAATGGGCATTAGCAGAGGCAGTTGTTTCTACTGCACTTGGGGTAGCAGAAAAAGAAAAACTTAAAAGGATTGATAAGATTAAAATTAAGATGGGCGAATTACAGCAAATAGATACGGAGATATTTAGATTTGCTCTAAAGGAAATTGTCCAATGTAGAGGTTTGATTAATCAAACTCCTACTCCACTTAGAAAAGCAAAAATAGAGATCGGAACAGAAAAAGCTATTTTAAAATGTAGAGTCTGTGAACATAATTGGGCTTTTGGTGATATGGAATTAAATGATGAAGAATCCGAATCAATACATTTTGTCCCCGAAGTCGCACATGCCTATATTAAGTGCCCTAAATGTGGTAGTCCTGACTTTGAATTTATAAAAGGACGAGGTATCTTTATAGAGTCTATTGAAGGAACAAAATAG
- the thiC gene encoding phosphomethylpyrimidine synthase ThiC, translated as MTQFEHARLGKTTPEMEKVALDESVTKEAIIHGVANGEIVIPCNSNYQLARPVGIGKGLRTKVNANIGSSPDCADLKLEELKAKISEEAGADTIMDLSTGGDLKEFRRLIRKSFKGPLGTVPIYEAAIETAQKKGGIIFMTPDDIFDTIERHARDGVDFVTVHCGVTLSAFEKLKYEGRVMDVVSRGGAFLLTWMLANNKENPLYEYFDRLLNIAYKYDLTLSLGDGFRPGSIADSTDRTQIHELVTLGELKERANSKGVQVMIEGPGHIPINEVESNVLLEKKLCHNAPFYVLGPVVTDIAPGYDEITSAIGGAIAAAAGADFLCYVTPAEHAGLPILDEVRRGVIATRIAGHAGDIVKGVKGAMEWDLKMSKARKKLDWKKQIELAIDPEFLRKVRKERSPKEPDVCTMCGKYCAIKLVEEALKKHKH; from the coding sequence ATGACTCAATTTGAACATGCAAGACTTGGTAAGACTACACCTGAGATGGAAAAGGTGGCACTCGATGAGAGTGTTACAAAAGAGGCGATAATTCATGGTGTAGCTAATGGTGAAATTGTTATCCCATGTAATTCAAACTACCAATTAGCGCGTCCTGTCGGGATAGGCAAGGGGTTACGAACAAAAGTAAACGCAAATATTGGTAGCTCACCAGATTGTGCAGACCTTAAGCTTGAAGAACTGAAGGCAAAAATATCGGAGGAAGCGGGTGCCGATACAATTATGGATTTGTCAACTGGTGGCGACCTTAAAGAATTCAGGAGACTTATAAGAAAAAGTTTCAAAGGACCACTTGGTACAGTCCCTATATATGAAGCAGCTATTGAGACAGCCCAAAAGAAAGGTGGAATAATATTTATGACACCGGATGATATATTTGATACCATAGAACGACATGCAAGAGATGGAGTTGACTTCGTTACCGTCCACTGTGGTGTTACTCTATCTGCATTTGAGAAGCTAAAGTATGAGGGCAGGGTTATGGATGTGGTCTCAAGAGGAGGTGCATTCCTATTAACATGGATGCTGGCAAATAATAAAGAGAATCCACTTTACGAATATTTTGATAGATTGCTTAATATTGCATACAAGTATGACCTCACTTTATCGCTTGGGGATGGGTTTAGACCGGGTTCAATTGCTGACTCTACTGATAGAACTCAAATTCATGAACTGGTTACACTTGGTGAACTTAAAGAGAGAGCTAACTCCAAAGGAGTACAAGTCATGATAGAGGGACCTGGCCATATTCCTATCAACGAAGTTGAATCAAATGTATTACTTGAAAAAAAGTTATGTCACAATGCCCCATTTTATGTTCTGGGTCCAGTAGTCACAGATATAGCACCCGGATACGATGAGATAACATCAGCAATAGGTGGTGCAATAGCAGCAGCTGCAGGGGCAGATTTTCTATGCTATGTGACACCGGCTGAGCATGCTGGACTGCCTATACTTGATGAAGTAAGGCGTGGTGTGATAGCAACGAGGATTGCCGGCCATGCAGGTGATATTGTGAAGGGAGTAAAAGGAGCTATGGAATGGGACCTCAAAATGTCTAAGGCAAGGAAAAAGCTCGACTGGAAGAAGCAAATAGAGCTTGCAATAGACCCTGAGTTCTTACGCAAAGTGCGTAAAGAACGTAGCCCAAAGGAGCCTGATGTCTGTACAATGTGTGGCAAATACTGTGCTATAAAATTGGTAGAAGAAGCACTTAAGAAACATAAGCATTGA
- a CDS encoding SEC59/DGK1/VTE5 family protein → MGCIFPVVYYFVSRNPIPMGKFPGVKFIPIGIIIFFLILIIILEVERHKHPGLWPYITSRWYGKIFKKQPGKILGESCFLIGSLIPIVFFSSGIAIAALLFNAFGDAASGIVGVKYGRTKFFGGKKSVEGSLAFFIACLIIGLILLNSPRVSLNLTIIFIGAVVATLVELISIKIDDNLSVPIISGIWMQLFHL, encoded by the coding sequence ATGGGCTGCATATTTCCGGTTGTCTATTACTTTGTCTCACGAAACCCTATCCCTATGGGTAAATTTCCGGGTGTCAAATTTATTCCTATAGGTATAATTATCTTTTTCCTTATCCTTATAATCATTCTTGAAGTAGAACGCCACAAACACCCAGGTCTCTGGCCCTACATAACATCAAGGTGGTATGGTAAGATTTTCAAGAAACAGCCCGGTAAGATTCTTGGTGAGTCTTGTTTTCTGATAGGTTCACTTATTCCTATTGTTTTCTTCAGCAGTGGTATTGCTATCGCTGCTTTACTTTTTAATGCATTTGGAGATGCTGCATCAGGGATTGTAGGAGTGAAATATGGTAGAACTAAATTTTTTGGTGGCAAAAAAAGTGTTGAAGGCAGTTTAGCATTCTTTATTGCTTGCCTTATAATTGGACTTATTCTATTAAATTCACCAAGAGTATCACTTAATTTGACAATCATATTTATCGGTGCAGTAGTTGCTACTTTAGTTGAATTAATCTCAATTAAAATTGACGATAATCTGTCTGTCCCCATTATATCTGGTATTTGGATGCAACTTTTTCATTTATAA
- a CDS encoding glycerol-3-phosphate acyltransferase, giving the protein MSIIIGYIIGSILFAIPISKLVKGINIMEVGTKNPGAANVLREVGKPYGVLVWLLDTAKGAIAMLISAKMLTGRWIIISRGEVTSPLHSFFVGLTGIAAFCGHCWPLFNKFKGGRGVSTSGGVFFYLIPKILPIAVAAYFFVQRKPRDPKVIITTFAVVFSLIVWIYWAQRIWLTPFIIVFLIVAIIANIPTIKEMQEKRKLKPNSL; this is encoded by the coding sequence TTGAGCATTATAATTGGGTATATTATTGGGTCAATTCTATTTGCGATACCCATAAGTAAACTTGTAAAAGGAATTAATATCATGGAGGTGGGGACAAAAAATCCTGGTGCTGCCAATGTGCTTCGTGAAGTTGGTAAGCCCTATGGAGTTCTTGTGTGGTTACTTGATACTGCTAAGGGTGCTATTGCTATGCTTATAAGTGCAAAAATGCTCACAGGGAGATGGATTATAATTAGTAGGGGCGAGGTTACCTCGCCCCTACACTCATTTTTTGTAGGTCTTACTGGGATAGCTGCATTTTGTGGCCACTGTTGGCCGCTCTTCAATAAATTTAAAGGAGGGAGAGGAGTATCTACTTCTGGTGGTGTATTCTTTTACCTTATACCCAAGATATTACCTATTGCCGTAGCTGCTTATTTTTTTGTTCAAAGGAAACCACGAGACCCGAAGGTGATAATAACCACATTTGCAGTTGTGTTTAGCTTAATAGTGTGGATATACTGGGCCCAAAGAATATGGCTTACTCCATTTATCATTGTATTTTTAATTGTGGCTATAATTGCTAATATACCAACAATTAAGGAAATGCAAGAAAAGAGAAAACTTAAGCCTAATAGTTTATAA
- a CDS encoding polymer-forming cytoskeletal protein, producing the protein MREPKAVITNIIGKGTSINGKLKVEGSIHIDGIVDGNIEITESIIIGKSGIVNGEIHTKDGLIGGKINGNLFANGRLEFKSGSILIGDMRCKQLVIEEGVIFDGNCKMRGDTSSEKAATEAKQLIKSTTPIFTPRSHESKSQPSPEGMLPKAEK; encoded by the coding sequence ATGAGGGAACCAAAAGCTGTAATCACAAATATTATAGGCAAGGGGACTTCAATTAACGGGAAGCTAAAAGTGGAGGGCAGCATTCATATAGATGGTATAGTTGATGGCAACATAGAGATTACAGAGTCCATCATCATAGGTAAATCTGGCATAGTCAATGGCGAAATACATACAAAAGATGGCTTAATAGGTGGTAAAATAAATGGCAACCTCTTTGCAAATGGGAGGCTTGAGTTTAAATCTGGCTCAATCCTCATAGGAGATATGAGATGTAAACAACTTGTAATAGAAGAAGGGGTAATATTTGATGGTAACTGCAAAATGAGAGGCGATACCTCGAGTGAAAAGGCGGCTACAGAAGCTAAACAGCTAATAAAGTCAACTACTCCTATTTTCACACCCCGTAGTCACGAATCCAAGAGTCAGCCGTCTCCAGAGGGAATGTTACCCAAAGCAGAAAAATAA
- a CDS encoding M23 family metallopeptidase: MRRRFSILIVSSSGGRTKTYTISQLVAWILCGIFICIFGGAGWLIFEYGNILKKSLEIKALKDENQKLRKEYEKLIAFEREFNEFKLKTVKIANMLGIEHTETTQNLTEERLTAQFTLDPSANRQELYSNPSSEADDEVKTILEEAAKEQRLIPSIYPVKGWITRRFSPEHPGIDFAAPFGTPVFATMDGVVEFVGFDESLGNLVEVTNDNGFTTVYGHLARVNVENSSKISRGDLIGFVGTTGKSFAPHLHYEVQLNRVPQNPERYLIK, encoded by the coding sequence ATGCGTAGGCGATTTTCTATTCTTATAGTTTCAAGTTCTGGTGGCAGGACAAAAACTTATACGATTTCACAGCTTGTTGCTTGGATATTATGTGGTATATTTATTTGTATATTTGGTGGTGCGGGGTGGCTAATTTTTGAATATGGGAATATACTCAAGAAGAGTTTGGAAATAAAAGCTTTAAAGGATGAGAACCAAAAACTTCGTAAAGAGTATGAGAAACTAATTGCATTTGAGCGTGAGTTTAACGAGTTCAAACTTAAGACTGTTAAAATAGCAAATATGCTTGGTATTGAGCATACTGAAACAACTCAAAACTTAACTGAGGAAAGACTAACAGCCCAATTTACGTTAGACCCCTCTGCTAATAGGCAGGAATTGTATTCAAACCCTTCATCTGAGGCGGATGATGAAGTTAAAACTATTCTTGAAGAAGCTGCAAAAGAGCAAAGGTTAATCCCGTCAATTTATCCTGTGAAGGGGTGGATAACAAGGAGATTTTCACCTGAACATCCTGGCATTGATTTTGCTGCTCCATTTGGGACTCCAGTATTTGCAACAATGGATGGAGTTGTTGAATTTGTTGGGTTTGATGAATCGCTTGGTAATTTAGTTGAGGTTACAAATGATAATGGATTTACTACAGTATATGGACATCTTGCAAGAGTAAATGTAGAAAATAGTAGTAAGATTAGCCGTGGTGACTTAATAGGATTTGTGGGGACAACGGGGAAGAGTTTTGCACCTCATCTTCATTATGAGGTGCAGTTAAATAGGGTACCTCAGAACCCTGAGCGTTATTTAATTAAATAG
- the nadE gene encoding NAD(+) synthase: protein MGLREQIDFDPEYAAYKISSFMKESANRFQTNGAIIGLSGGIDSACVCGLSVMALGASNVFGLIMPDQDSDPKSEEDAKLVAQTYGIRTKTIDITPVLDAFGIYDIIPKDTFSKRDKVAKLVKFGYSLFPKSFSPFIGGLKGTKFNWQRKIQAYYRIKHRVRMVYLYYYGEQLNYLVMGTANRTENLTGFFVKYGDSAADIMPILNLYKTQIRRLSEFIGVPKLVIEKPSVPDLIPGIEDELALGLSYEKLDLILVGLNGGLKESEIAKELGTNGRLINYVKKLVNLSECMRGPPGVPDA, encoded by the coding sequence ATGGGATTAAGGGAGCAAATTGATTTTGACCCAGAATATGCTGCGTATAAGATATCCTCATTTATGAAAGAGAGTGCTAACAGATTTCAAACAAATGGTGCTATCATTGGGCTTTCTGGTGGAATTGATTCAGCTTGTGTTTGTGGGCTTTCGGTGATGGCACTTGGTGCTTCAAATGTATTTGGACTTATTATGCCGGACCAGGATAGCGACCCAAAGAGTGAAGAGGATGCTAAACTTGTTGCCCAAACTTATGGGATACGCACAAAGACTATTGATATAACACCTGTGCTTGATGCTTTTGGGATATACGATATCATTCCTAAAGATACTTTCTCAAAACGTGATAAAGTAGCTAAATTAGTAAAATTTGGGTATTCACTTTTTCCAAAGAGTTTCTCCCCATTTATAGGAGGGTTAAAAGGAACGAAGTTCAATTGGCAACGTAAAATTCAAGCATACTATAGAATAAAGCATAGGGTAAGGATGGTTTACCTCTATTATTATGGTGAACAATTAAACTACTTGGTTATGGGGACTGCAAATCGGACAGAAAACCTTACAGGTTTTTTTGTTAAATATGGGGATAGTGCAGCTGATATTATGCCAATCTTAAATCTTTACAAGACACAGATTAGAAGGCTTTCAGAATTTATAGGAGTGCCTAAATTAGTTATTGAGAAGCCTTCAGTCCCTGACCTTATCCCTGGAATAGAAGATGAATTGGCACTTGGGTTAAGTTATGAAAAGCTTGACCTTATATTAGTTGGGCTTAATGGTGGGTTAAAAGAAAGTGAAATAGCAAAAGAATTGGGTACAAATGGTAGGTTAATTAATTATGTAAAAAAGCTGGTTAACCTATCAGAGTGTATGCGTGGCCCACCTGGAGTTCCGGATGCGTAG
- a CDS encoding 16S rRNA (uracil(1498)-N(3))-methyltransferase, whose product MDYYFYTPPQNIFAAHLIISDEESHHIKNVLRYRIGDKIKVVDGVGFEYIVAIKDYKENDIICSILDKKEGCCDPRCKVTLFQAIPKGRRMDIIVEKTTELGIYRIVPITTIHSVSIPKSEKLKLSRWNKIAISAMKQSKGTILPVIDRIISFDEAVKNLTQFDLSLIAHEKENITHIKDVIKRRIRSGKEENSIAIFIGPEGGFTEEEIGLAKMDNVIPVSLGKRRLRTETAAIVAIALILAMRH is encoded by the coding sequence ATGGATTATTACTTTTATACACCGCCTCAAAATATTTTTGCCGCCCATTTGATAATATCTGATGAGGAATCGCATCATATAAAAAATGTGTTACGCTATAGGATAGGGGATAAGATAAAAGTAGTAGATGGTGTAGGCTTTGAGTATATCGTGGCTATAAAAGATTATAAGGAGAATGATATAATTTGTTCTATATTAGATAAAAAAGAAGGCTGCTGTGACCCGCGATGCAAGGTAACTTTATTTCAAGCAATCCCAAAAGGTAGAAGAATGGATATAATTGTAGAAAAGACAACTGAATTAGGAATCTACAGAATAGTGCCTATAACTACAATACACTCCGTATCTATACCAAAGAGTGAAAAATTAAAGCTAAGTCGCTGGAATAAAATTGCAATAAGTGCAATGAAGCAATCCAAGGGGACAATTTTGCCAGTAATAGATAGAATAATAAGCTTTGATGAAGCCGTAAAGAACTTAACCCAATTTGATTTATCACTTATCGCACATGAGAAGGAAAATATAACTCATATAAAGGATGTAATTAAGCGCCGCATCCGGAGCGGCAAAGAAGAAAATAGCATTGCAATCTTTATTGGACCTGAAGGCGGGTTTACAGAAGAAGAGATAGGACTTGCTAAAATGGACAATGTAATTCCAGTATCACTTGGTAAAAGGAGGCTACGTACAGAGACAGCAGCGATAGTGGCGATCGCACTCATCCTCGCAATGAGACATTAG
- a CDS encoding 4Fe-4S binding protein, producing MKRPKIRELGEAIRALVKGPYTVKFPYAPSPAAAKFRGIMAIDEVKCIGCSACVEVCPSKAREVQDDKDKRIRTLIYHQERCIYCGQCVDYCPTDALKHTQEYDIAQLTKDGYETKTEFELILCDECGEVIAPKTQLKWIAKKLGELAYDNPTLWLILSKELGTIEPRFIGEAPPSHLKVSPYRSGHLRLLCPRCRRSTYLHEIWGY from the coding sequence ATGAAAAGACCTAAAATTAGGGAATTAGGTGAGGCGATAAGGGCGCTTGTCAAAGGACCCTATACTGTTAAATTTCCATATGCACCTTCACCGGCAGCCGCTAAGTTTAGGGGCATAATGGCAATTGATGAGGTAAAGTGTATTGGTTGTAGTGCCTGTGTTGAAGTTTGTCCATCAAAGGCAAGAGAAGTACAGGATGATAAAGATAAAAGAATACGTACGCTAATCTACCATCAGGAACGTTGCATTTATTGTGGTCAATGTGTTGACTACTGTCCGACTGATGCACTTAAGCATACTCAGGAATATGACATTGCACAGCTTACAAAAGATGGGTATGAAACTAAAACTGAGTTTGAGCTTATTTTATGCGATGAGTGTGGTGAGGTCATAGCTCCAAAAACACAGCTCAAATGGATTGCTAAAAAGTTAGGGGAGTTGGCATATGATAACCCAACTCTATGGCTTATACTAAGCAAAGAATTAGGTACAATTGAACCCCGATTTATCGGGGAAGCTCCTCCATCTCACCTGAAAGTGTCCCCTTACAGGTCAGGTCATCTTAGATTACTATGCCCGAGATGCAGGAGGTCAACTTACCTGCATGAAATATGGGGCTACTAA
- a CDS encoding nickel-dependent hydrogenase large subunit, producing MKTIIPVGPYHPLQDEPEFFKLEVEGEKVTGLEINIGYNHRGHEYLAQKMTYEQIPFLVERICGICSNSHPIACVQAVEDLAHIEIPERAKYIRTIIAELERIHSHFLWVGLAGHFMGYNTVWMWFWRYREPILQLFELITGNRNHYAMMKVGGVRRDIEDKDMQEIDKVMNLLESKTDMFIKAILDDPVIAGRLEGVGVLTKEEAIRYGAVGPTARGSGLAIDVRKDDPYAAYDLIPWNIIVFEEGDLLAKAKVRLLECIESIKIIRECLKRMPHGEIQTRVEDIPPGEGIGRAEAPRGEVFHYVRSDGSNIPVRYKVRAPSYMNVPSNEVAVKGYTISDAVLVLASVDPCYCCTERMATAYYKGKKLSGKELLKLSWEKTEELKRKNSLKV from the coding sequence ATGAAGACTATTATACCTGTAGGTCCGTATCACCCACTCCAAGATGAGCCTGAATTCTTCAAACTTGAGGTTGAAGGTGAAAAAGTAACTGGACTGGAGATAAACATAGGATACAATCATCGTGGTCATGAATACCTAGCACAGAAGATGACATATGAACAAATCCCATTCCTTGTAGAAAGGATATGTGGTATATGTTCAAATTCTCATCCTATTGCATGTGTTCAGGCAGTAGAAGACCTAGCCCATATTGAGATACCTGAGCGTGCTAAATATATACGCACAATAATTGCTGAACTTGAGCGTATTCATTCACATTTCTTATGGGTAGGTTTGGCTGGCCACTTTATGGGCTACAATACTGTATGGATGTGGTTTTGGCGCTATCGTGAGCCTATTCTACAGCTGTTTGAATTAATTACAGGTAACCGTAACCATTATGCGATGATGAAAGTAGGAGGGGTAAGGCGTGATATTGAGGATAAAGATATGCAGGAGATTGATAAGGTTATGAACCTGCTTGAATCTAAGACTGATATGTTTATAAAGGCTATTCTGGATGACCCTGTAATAGCAGGTAGGCTTGAAGGAGTAGGAGTCCTAACCAAAGAGGAGGCTATCAGATACGGAGCTGTAGGTCCTACAGCGCGTGGTTCTGGGCTTGCCATTGATGTACGTAAAGATGACCCATATGCAGCTTATGACCTTATTCCATGGAATATTATAGTGTTTGAAGAAGGCGATTTACTTGCTAAGGCAAAGGTCAGACTTTTGGAATGCATTGAATCCATAAAGATAATAAGAGAATGCTTGAAAAGGATGCCCCATGGTGAGATACAAACAAGAGTTGAAGACATACCTCCTGGTGAAGGGATTGGCAGGGCAGAGGCGCCGAGAGGGGAGGTATTTCATTATGTACGTTCAGATGGTTCAAATATACCAGTTAGATATAAGGTACGTGCCCCAAGTTATATGAATGTGCCATCTAATGAGGTAGCTGTCAAAGGCTATACTATTTCAGACGCTGTATTGGTGCTTGCATCAGTTGACCCATGTTATTGTTGTACAGAACGGATGGCTACTGCTTATTATAAAGGGAAAAAATTATCAGGCAAGGAGCTATTAAAGCTATCATGGGAAAAAACAGAAGAATTAAAGAGGAAAAACAGTCTAAAAGTCTGA
- a CDS encoding NADH-quinone oxidoreductase subunit C, which yields MIMDELEKEIRGKFEVLSWLPHSPRRVYIEIDRKKITDMAHFLYEEKGMRLSTVTGTDTRRGVELLYHFSLDSFGVIYSIRVIVPKDELKIDSLATFLPAANWIEREIHELLGVNFEGHPNLKPLLTAEEWQSSRYPLRRGE from the coding sequence ATGATAATGGATGAGTTAGAAAAGGAAATTAGAGGAAAATTTGAAGTCTTGAGTTGGCTTCCCCATTCTCCCAGGCGTGTTTATATTGAGATTGATAGGAAGAAAATTACTGATATGGCTCATTTTTTGTATGAAGAAAAGGGGATGCGCCTATCTACAGTAACTGGAACTGATACAAGGAGGGGGGTTGAGCTTTTGTACCACTTTTCACTTGATTCCTTTGGAGTTATTTATTCGATACGTGTAATTGTTCCAAAGGATGAGTTAAAAATAGACTCACTTGCTACATTCTTACCGGCTGCTAATTGGATTGAGCGTGAAATACATGAGCTATTGGGGGTCAATTTTGAAGGTCATCCTAATTTGAAACCGTTACTGACTGCAGAAGAGTGGCAAAGTAGCAGATATCCGTTGAGGAGAGGAGAATGA
- a CDS encoding NADH-quinone oxidoreductase subunit B family protein, with protein MSWALKKSIWVFHVSSGSCNNCDIEILDALTPRYDLERFGIRLVGSARHADVLLVVGALNLKAKERVLRIYEQTPKPCLVIAVGSCACSGGIFCGSYNIVGPYDKYLPVAAYIPGCPPKPEAIIMGIVKVLSKL; from the coding sequence ATGAGCTGGGCTTTAAAGAAGTCGATATGGGTATTCCATGTATCAAGTGGTTCATGCAACAATTGTGATATTGAGATACTTGATGCACTGACTCCAAGATATGACCTTGAGCGTTTTGGGATAAGACTTGTTGGCTCAGCTCGTCATGCAGATGTGTTGCTTGTAGTAGGGGCACTTAACCTAAAGGCAAAAGAGAGAGTTTTAAGGATTTACGAACAAACACCTAAACCTTGTTTAGTGATTGCAGTTGGCAGTTGCGCCTGTTCTGGTGGTATATTTTGTGGTTCGTATAATATAGTAGGTCCATATGACAAATACTTGCCAGTAGCCGCATATATTCCGGGATGTCCACCTAAACCTGAGGCTATAATCATGGGTATTGTCAAAGTGTTGAGTAAGTTATGA